The Coffea arabica cultivar ET-39 chromosome 1e, Coffea Arabica ET-39 HiFi, whole genome shotgun sequence genome has a window encoding:
- the LOC113704111 gene encoding serrate RNA effector molecule-like: MAEVMNAPVDNLDRRRDRNNNKEAANTSKSPEEGGSSPPPPPPPPPPQARRGRDRERDSRERRDDREFDRRGRDYYDRNRSSPPPPPPRERDYNKRGRPSPSPPPPPYRDRRGGGGHSPPPRRSPPFPPYKRSRRDDYDGRRGSPRGGFGPGDRRFYDYQGGYNREMGGRPNYPDERPHGRFFGRSAGGNQDWDSGHSGLVDGFGAGSNQREGLMSYKQFIQELEDDILPSEAERRYQEYKSEYISTQKRTYFDAHKDEEWLKDKYHPTNLLSVIERRNEAARKLAKDFLLDLQSGTVDLGPAVNASSSKQSSDPNSEDETDAGGKRRRPGRGPAKETDLLSAAPKAHPVSSEPRRMQIDIEQAQGLVRKLDSEKGIEDNLLCRADNERMNRDKSHGGSTGPVIIIRGLTSVKGLEGIELLDTLLTYLWRIHGVDYYGMSETNEAKGLRHVRVDGKNPDVTSNGAEWEKKLDLHWQERLKGQDPLEVMTAKEKIDAAAVEALDPYVRKIRDEKYGWKYGCGAKGCTKLFHAAEFVHKHLKLKHPELVMELTSKVREDLYFQNYMNDENAPGGTPIMQPSMQKEKPLRRRPGLDNRLKDERGGRRERENRANGERFDRSDNPQQVDFQSNNDGAAGGNPDEPMFDTFGGQGIPVAPFPSDIPPPPVLMPVPGAGPLGPFVPAPPEVAMRMLREQGGPSPFEGGRSGRSGPQLGGPAPIIAMPPAFRQDPRRLRSYQDLDAPEDEVTVIDYRSLA; this comes from the exons ATGGCGGAAGTAATGAATGCTCCCGTCGACAACCTCGACCGCCGTCGTGACCGCAATAACAACAAAGAAGCAGCAAACACGAGCAAATCCCCCGAAGAGGGTGGCTCTTCGCCGCCTccgcctcctcctcctccgccgCCGCAGGCGAGGAGGGGGAGAGATAGGGAGAGAGACTCGAGAGAGCGGCGAGATGACCGGGAATTTGATCGTCGTGGTAGGGATTATTATGATCGGAACcgttcttctcctcctcctcctccacctaGAGAGAGGGATTACAACAAGCGAGGTCGACCTAGCCCTAGTCCTCCTCCTCCGCCGTATCGTGACCGGCGAGGAGGAGGGGGTCATTCGCCGCCTCCTCGAAGGTCTCCTCCATTTCCACCGTATAAGAGGTCCAGGAGAGATGATTATGATGGCAGACGTGGTAGCCCCAGAGGTGGTTTTGGACCTGGGGATCGAAG GTTTTATGATTACCAAGGTGGATACAACCGTGAAATGGGGGGCAGGCCTAACTATCCTGATGAAAGGCCTCATGGTCGATTCTTTGGCCGCTCAGCTGGTGGCAACCAAG ATTGGGATTCTGGCCACAGTGGTTTAGTCGATGGTTTTGGTGCAGGGAGCAATCAGAG GGAAGGATTGATGTCTTATAAGCAGTTCATTCAGGAGCTGGAAGATGATATCTTACCGTCTGAAGCTGAGCGCAG GTATCAAGAATACAAGTCAGAATATATATCGACCCAGAAGAGAACTTACTTTGATGCACATAAAGATGAGGAATG GTTAAAAGACAAGTATCATCCGACAAATTTGCTTTCTGTTATTGAAAG GAGGAATGAGGCTGCTCGAAAGCTGGCAAAAGACTTTTTGCTTGATTTGCAGAGTGGGACAGTGGATTT AGGTCCTGCAGTTAATGCTTCATCCAGCAAACAGTCTAGTGACCCTAATTCTGAGGATGAAACAGATGCTGGCGGGAAAAGAAGACGGCCTGGAAGGGGGCCAGCTAAAGAGACTGATCTTCTTTCAGCTGCTCCGAAGGCTCACCCTGTTAGTTCTGAGCCCAGGAGGATGCAGATTGACATTGAACAAGCACAGGGACTTGTACGGAAACTTGATTCAGAAAAAGGTATCGAAGACAATTTATTATGTCGAGCTGATAATGAGAGGATGAACAGAGACAAGTCTCACGGTGGTTCGACTGGACCTGTCATTATCATACGGGGTTTAACTTCAgtcaagggcttggagggaatTGAGTTGCTAGATACACTTCTTACTTATCTATGGCGCATTCATGGAGTGGATTACTATGGAATGTCGGAAACCAATGAGGCTAAGGGTCTACGACATGTAAGAGTGGATGGAAAAAATCCTGATGTAACTAGCAATGGGGCTGAATGGGAAAAGAAATTGGACTTGCATTGGCAGGAGAGGCTGAAGGGACAGGATCCACTTGAAGTGATGACAGCAAAGGAGAAGATTGATGCAGCTGCTGTCGAAGCCCTAGACCCGTATGTCCGCAAAATTAGGGATGAGAAGTATGGGTGGAAGTATGGCTGTGGAGCCAAGGGTTGTACGAAGCTCTTCCATGCTGCTGAATTTGTCCATAAACATTTGAAATTGAAACATCCTGAACTTGTGATGGAGCTGACTTCTAAAGTCCGTGAAGATCTATACTTCCAGAATTACATGAA TGATGAAAATGCTCCAGGCGGAACACCAATCATGCAGCCATCTATGCAG AAGGAGAAGCCTCTACGGCGTAGGCCTGGACTGGATAATCGACTAAAAGATGAAAGAGGTGGCCGTAGAGAGCGTGAAAATCGAGCTAATGGTGAGCGATTTGACAGATCTGATAACCCTCAGCAAGTGGATTTCCAGTCTAATAATGATGGTGCAGCTGGTGGGAATCCTGATGAACCAATGTTTGATACTTTTGGTGGTCAAGGGATACCTGTTGCACCTTTTCCTTCAGATATACCACCTCCCCCTGTCCTGATGCCTGTCCCCGGTGCCGG TCCTTTAGGACCTTTTGTTCCTGCTCCTCCAGAAGTTGCAATGCGGATGTTGCGAGAGCAAGGAGGTCCTTCCCCTTTTGAAGGTGGTAGAAGTGGGAGGTCGGGGCCCCAGTTAGGTGGGCCAGCCCCGATAATTGCTATGCCTCCAGCATTTAGACAGGATCCTAGACGTCTACGAAG
- the LOC113704120 gene encoding large ribosomal subunit protein eL30 has protein sequence MVTTKKTKKTHESINNRLALVMKSGKYTLGYKTVLKSLRSSKGKLIIIANNCPPLRKSEIEYYAMLAKVGVHHYNGNNVDLGTACGKYFRVCCLSIIDPGDSDIIKSMPGDQ, from the exons ATGGTCACCACCAAAAAAACC AAGAAGACTCATGAGAGTATTAACAATAGGCTGGCTCTGGTGATGAAGAGCGGCAAGTATACCTTGGGGTATAAGACTGTTCTCAAGTCTCTCAGAAGCTCCAAAG GGAAGCTGATTATTATTGCAAACAACTGCCCTCCTCTTAGGAAGTCCGAGATAGAGTACTATGCTATGTTGGCGAAGGTTGGAGTCCACCATTACAATGGGA ACAATGTCGATTTGGGGACTGCTTGTGGTAAATATTTCAGGGTGTGCTGCCTCAGCATTATTGATCCAG GTGATTCCGATATCATTAAGAGCATGCCTGGTGACCAATGA